One Methanohalophilus mahii DSM 5219 genomic window carries:
- a CDS encoding ATP synthase subunit B, whose product MTKEYKTIVDIAGPLIFLEKTEPVGYGELVQVNLPDGTTKRGQVLDTSADMVVIQVFEGTQGLNDESGVVFSGETIKLPVAKDLLGRILSGSGEPLDGGPRIIPEKRVDVNGASMNPFSRRPPDEFIQTGISTIDGTNTLVRGQKLPIFSGSGLPHNEIALQIARQAKVPGSEEDFAVVFAAMGITNEEAQSFMEDFEKTGALERATVFLNLADDPAVERIITPRMALTAAEYLAYEHDMHVLVILTDITNYCEALRQMGAAREEVPGRRGYPGYMYTDLASLYERAGVIKGNKGSVTQFSILTMPGDDITHPIPDLSGYITEGQIVVSRELHRKGIYPPINVLPSLSRLMNSGIGEGKTREDHKAVSDQLYAGYAEGRDLRGLVAIVGKESLSERDQRILEFADLFEDRFVRQAKDEDRNIEDTLNIAWEILSELPEAQLTRIDNKYIDKYHPAHQNAE is encoded by the coding sequence ATGACCAAAGAATACAAAACCATTGTAGATATTGCAGGACCACTCATATTTCTTGAAAAAACCGAGCCTGTAGGATATGGGGAACTTGTTCAGGTAAACCTTCCTGATGGGACCACCAAGAGAGGTCAGGTTCTTGATACCTCTGCAGACATGGTTGTCATCCAGGTTTTCGAAGGTACACAGGGACTTAATGATGAATCCGGTGTAGTATTCAGTGGAGAAACCATCAAACTTCCTGTTGCAAAAGATCTTCTTGGTCGTATCCTTTCCGGTTCTGGAGAACCCCTTGACGGTGGTCCAAGAATTATCCCCGAAAAAAGGGTAGATGTGAATGGAGCTTCAATGAACCCTTTTTCCAGGAGACCACCTGATGAATTTATCCAGACAGGAATATCCACTATTGACGGTACAAATACTCTTGTAAGAGGACAGAAACTTCCTATCTTCTCTGGATCAGGTCTGCCACACAATGAGATTGCTCTTCAGATTGCAAGACAGGCAAAAGTACCCGGTTCTGAAGAAGATTTTGCTGTGGTATTTGCTGCAATGGGTATTACCAATGAGGAAGCCCAGTCATTCATGGAAGACTTTGAGAAGACAGGTGCTCTTGAAAGAGCGACAGTTTTCCTTAATCTTGCAGATGACCCTGCAGTCGAGCGTATCATTACCCCGAGGATGGCACTGACAGCAGCAGAGTATCTTGCATACGAACACGATATGCATGTACTTGTAATCCTGACTGATATCACAAACTACTGTGAAGCACTCCGTCAGATGGGTGCAGCCCGTGAAGAAGTGCCCGGTAGACGTGGATATCCCGGTTATATGTATACTGACCTTGCATCCCTCTATGAACGTGCCGGTGTCATCAAGGGTAACAAGGGATCTGTGACCCAGTTCTCTATCCTGACCATGCCAGGTGACGATATTACCCACCCAATCCCTGATCTTTCCGGTTATATTACCGAAGGCCAGATTGTAGTATCCCGTGAACTTCACAGGAAGGGTATCTATCCACCAATCAATGTGCTCCCATCCCTTTCCCGCCTAATGAACTCCGGTATCGGAGAAGGAAAAACAAGGGAAGACCACAAAGCAGTATCTGACCAGTTGTATGCCGGGTATGCAGAAGGACGTGACCTTCGTGGATTGGTTGCAATTGTCGGTAAGGAATCCCTTTCCGAAAGAGACCAGAGAATCCTGGAATTTGCCGATCTTTTCGAAGATCGCTTTGTAAGACAGGCAAAAGATGAAGATAGGAATATCGAAGATACCCTGAATATAGCATGGGAAATCCTTTCCGAACTTCCGGAAGCACAGCTCACCAGGATAGACAACAAGTATATCGATAAATACCATCCTGCACATCAAAATGCAGAATGA
- a CDS encoding ATP synthase subunit A, whose translation MEMNGEIYRVAGPVVTVTGIKPKMYDVVKVGHEGLMGEVIRIEGEKATVQVYEDTSGIKPGEPVENTGMPLSVELGPGLLESIYDGIQRPLEVLQQKMGDFIERGVTANGLTREKKWEFTPTVSKGDSVKGGDIIGVVQETPNLEHKIMVPPRKSGTVEDIKSGKFVVDETVCVLSDGSELSLMQKWPVRGPRPVGKKLSPTRPLVTGQRILDGMFPVAKGGTAAIPGPFGSGKTVTQQQLAKWSDTDIVVYIGCGERGNEMADVLNEFPELEDPKTGRPLMERTVLIANTSNMPVAAREASVYTGITIAEYYRDMGYDVSLMADSTSRWAEAMREISSRLEEMPGEEGYPAYLSARLSEFYERAGAVHSLAGLDGSITVIGAVSPPGGDFSEPVTQNTLRIVKVFWALDAKLSQKRHFPAINWLTSYSLYNDRLAGWFTENVGSDWNELRDNAMDILQEEAELQEIVQLVGSDALPEDQQLTLEIARMLREYFLQQNAFHPVDTFCPFDRQYKLLKSVSTFGEKATEKMENGVPITKIMEMKSKDELAKVKYEEDFDAALEAIMAKMDEEFTQIGGN comes from the coding sequence GTGGAAATGAATGGTGAAATTTATCGAGTGGCAGGACCTGTTGTCACAGTCACCGGTATCAAGCCGAAGATGTATGATGTGGTAAAAGTAGGTCATGAAGGACTGATGGGTGAAGTAATCCGTATCGAGGGTGAAAAAGCTACAGTTCAGGTATACGAAGACACATCCGGCATAAAACCGGGAGAGCCTGTAGAAAATACGGGAATGCCTCTTTCAGTAGAACTGGGTCCAGGCCTCCTGGAAAGTATTTACGATGGTATACAGAGACCTCTGGAAGTTCTCCAGCAAAAGATGGGAGATTTCATTGAAAGAGGAGTAACAGCAAACGGTCTTACCAGGGAGAAGAAGTGGGAATTTACCCCTACAGTATCCAAAGGAGACAGTGTTAAAGGTGGAGATATAATCGGTGTTGTACAGGAAACACCCAACCTCGAACACAAGATAATGGTCCCCCCAAGAAAGTCAGGAACTGTAGAAGATATCAAAAGTGGTAAATTTGTAGTGGATGAAACGGTTTGTGTACTTTCTGACGGCTCTGAACTATCTCTGATGCAGAAATGGCCTGTAAGAGGTCCCAGGCCGGTGGGCAAGAAACTCTCTCCAACAAGACCCCTTGTAACAGGACAGAGGATCCTTGATGGGATGTTCCCTGTGGCAAAAGGTGGTACAGCAGCGATCCCCGGTCCTTTCGGATCAGGAAAAACTGTTACCCAGCAGCAACTTGCAAAGTGGAGTGACACTGATATTGTGGTTTACATCGGATGTGGGGAACGTGGAAACGAAATGGCCGATGTACTGAATGAATTCCCGGAACTGGAAGACCCAAAGACCGGAAGGCCACTGATGGAACGGACAGTTCTTATCGCAAATACATCCAATATGCCTGTGGCTGCCCGTGAAGCATCTGTTTATACAGGAATTACCATCGCGGAGTATTACCGTGACATGGGATATGATGTCTCCCTCATGGCAGATTCAACCTCCAGATGGGCAGAAGCAATGAGGGAAATTTCCTCCAGGCTTGAAGAGATGCCTGGTGAGGAAGGATATCCGGCATATCTGTCCGCCAGGCTTTCTGAATTCTATGAACGTGCAGGTGCAGTTCATTCCCTTGCAGGCCTTGATGGTTCCATTACTGTCATAGGTGCAGTTTCACCTCCTGGTGGTGACTTCTCCGAACCAGTTACACAGAATACCCTGCGTATCGTAAAGGTATTCTGGGCACTGGATGCAAAACTCTCCCAGAAGAGACACTTCCCTGCAATTAACTGGCTTACCAGTTACAGTCTTTACAATGACAGGCTTGCAGGCTGGTTTACAGAAAATGTCGGAAGTGACTGGAATGAACTAAGGGATAATGCAATGGATATTCTTCAGGAAGAAGCTGAACTTCAGGAAATCGTGCAACTCGTGGGTTCGGATGCACTCCCTGAGGACCAGCAGCTTACTCTTGAAATTGCCAGGATGCTTCGTGAATACTTCCTGCAGCAGAACGCTTTCCATCCTGTGGACACATTCTGCCCATTTGATAGGCAATACAAACTTCTGAAATCCGTATCCACGTTTGGGGAAAAAGCAACCGAGAAGATGGAAAATGGTGTCCCCATCACCAAGATCATGGAAATGAAGTCCAAGGATGAACTTGCCAAGGTCAAATATGAAGAAGACTTTGATGCAGCCCTTGAAGCAATCATGGCAAAGATGGATGAAGAGTTCACACAGATTGGAGGCAACTGA
- a CDS encoding V-type ATP synthase subunit D — translation MGTKDVKPTRSELIELKKKIKLSQSGHKLLKMKRDGLILEFFEILNQAKGVRNELDDAYNNATEKIGIAEAVEGRMVIKSTALALKDGPEISLESHNIMGVVVPKIEASSVHKPINKRGYGILGTSSYIDEAVDSYEILVDKIILAAEIETTMKRLLEDIEKTKRRVNALEFKVIPEMQEAMDFIRFRLDEMERENTFRLKRIKA, via the coding sequence ATGGGCACAAAGGATGTTAAACCAACTCGTTCCGAACTCATTGAACTGAAGAAAAAGATAAAACTGTCCCAGAGCGGTCATAAACTGCTGAAAATGAAAAGGGATGGTCTTATCCTGGAATTCTTTGAGATTTTGAACCAGGCCAAGGGTGTAAGGAACGAACTGGATGACGCCTATAACAATGCCACTGAAAAAATAGGGATTGCTGAGGCGGTCGAGGGCAGAATGGTAATAAAATCCACTGCTCTTGCTCTCAAAGATGGACCTGAAATAAGTCTCGAAAGCCACAACATTATGGGTGTGGTGGTCCCTAAGATTGAAGCATCCAGTGTGCATAAACCCATCAACAAAAGGGGATACGGTATTCTCGGGACAAGCTCCTATATCGATGAAGCTGTCGATTCATATGAGATTCTTGTTGACAAGATTATTCTTGCAGCAGAGATCGAGACCACTATGAAAAGGTTACTTGAAGACATCGAGAAAACAAAAAGACGTGTAAATGCCCTTGAATTCAAAGTAATTCCCGAAATGCAGGAAGCAATGGATTTCATCCGTTTCCGGCTGGATGAGATGGAACGTGAAAATACCTTCCGCTTAAAGAGGATTAAGGCATAA
- a CDS encoding V-type ATP synthase subunit F: MDLAVVGDGEFVTGFRLAGVQKVYEVNDEPKLEETVKEIFNDSSIGILVMHSNDFDKLPETLRDTLSESVEPTLVTLGGTGQSSNLRDKIKQAVGVDLWK; encoded by the coding sequence ATGGATCTGGCAGTTGTAGGAGATGGCGAATTTGTTACCGGCTTTCGATTAGCCGGTGTGCAGAAAGTGTATGAGGTTAATGATGAACCTAAGCTGGAGGAAACAGTAAAAGAGATCTTCAACGATTCCTCCATAGGTATCCTTGTAATGCATAGTAATGATTTTGATAAGCTACCGGAGACCTTGAGAGATACTCTGAGTGAATCCGTCGAACCAACATTGGTAACCCTGGGCGGAACCGGACAAAGCTCTAACTTACGGGATAAAATAAAACAAGCGGTAGGTGTAGATTTGTGGAAATGA